In Chryseobacterium gleum, a single genomic region encodes these proteins:
- the murD gene encoding UDP-N-acetylmuramoyl-L-alanine--D-glutamate ligase, whose amino-acid sequence MKIVVLGGGESGCGAAYLAKKKGLEVFLSDKGAIKDNYKQFLTDNEIEFEEGNHDEERILNADWIVKSPGIPKKADIISKIHEKGIRLSSEIEFASEFTDAKIIAITGSNGKTTTTSLIYYILKNDGLNVGLGGNIGYSFAKQVADENHEYYVLEVSSFQLDDIQNFRPYISLLLNLSQDHLDQYNYNYEEYALAKFRIAENQENDNFFIYNKDDEMSKNLLEKLEIKAKMIPFSTKEKLQEGGFVNEDEIVVKMKDEFSMKVDELSLLGNHNVANSLAASIAGKILEINNESIRHSLMTFQAVEHRLEFVTEIDGVKYINDSKATNVNATYYALESMKTPTVWIVGGLDKGNDYTEIEDLVKRKVKAIVCLGIDNKKIIDFFKDKKEFIYDTSSMEEAVRISKSLAKKGDTVLLSPCCASFDLFKSYEDRGRQFKQQVLNANGH is encoded by the coding sequence ATGAAAATAGTTGTTTTAGGAGGTGGAGAAAGCGGATGCGGCGCTGCTTATTTGGCTAAGAAGAAAGGTCTGGAAGTATTTCTTTCAGATAAAGGAGCCATTAAGGATAACTATAAGCAGTTCCTTACCGATAATGAAATTGAATTTGAAGAAGGAAATCACGACGAAGAAAGAATTTTAAATGCAGACTGGATCGTAAAAAGTCCAGGAATTCCAAAAAAGGCAGATATTATTAGTAAAATTCATGAAAAAGGAATCAGACTTTCCTCTGAAATTGAATTTGCTTCTGAATTTACAGATGCAAAAATTATCGCCATTACCGGAAGCAACGGAAAAACAACTACTACTTCCCTGATCTATTATATCCTGAAAAATGACGGATTGAATGTAGGCTTGGGAGGAAATATCGGCTACAGCTTTGCCAAGCAGGTTGCAGATGAAAATCATGAATATTATGTATTGGAAGTAAGTTCTTTCCAGCTGGATGATATTCAGAATTTCAGGCCTTATATCTCTTTATTGCTGAATCTGTCTCAGGATCACCTGGATCAGTACAATTACAATTATGAAGAGTATGCTTTGGCAAAATTCAGAATTGCTGAAAACCAGGAGAATGATAATTTCTTCATCTACAACAAAGATGATGAAATGAGCAAAAATCTCCTTGAAAAGCTTGAGATAAAGGCTAAAATGATTCCTTTCTCAACAAAAGAGAAATTACAGGAAGGAGGTTTTGTGAATGAAGATGAAATTGTGGTAAAAATGAAAGACGAATTCTCAATGAAAGTTGATGAATTGTCTTTGTTGGGAAATCATAATGTAGCGAATAGCTTAGCCGCATCAATTGCCGGTAAAATATTAGAAATCAACAATGAAAGTATCAGACATTCATTGATGACCTTTCAGGCAGTTGAACACAGATTGGAGTTTGTTACTGAAATTGATGGCGTAAAATACATCAACGACAGCAAAGCAACCAACGTAAATGCTACTTACTATGCCTTGGAAAGCATGAAAACACCAACTGTTTGGATTGTTGGTGGATTAGATAAAGGAAACGACTATACCGAAATTGAGGATTTAGTTAAAAGAAAAGTAAAGGCAATTGTTTGTCTTGGAATTGACAATAAGAAGATCATAGATTTCTTTAAAGATAAAAAAGAATTTATTTATGACACTTCAAGTATGGAAGAAGCCGTGAGAATTTCAAAATCACTGGCTAAAAAGGGTGATACCGTCTTATTGTCTCCTTGCTGTGCAAGCTTTGACTTGTTCAAAAGCTACGAAGACAGAGGACGCCAGTTTAAACAACAGGTATTAAATGCCAATGGCCATTAG
- a CDS encoding FtsW/RodA/SpoVE family cell cycle protein, which translates to MDEQNTESRFEFLKGDKVLWMVILVISIFSIFPVYSASSNLEYIVNNGTTTGHVIKHMFFVVLGLGIMRLVGTVKYEYIGKLSSILLGLMIVLLVVTMFTGQTIDGASASRWLKIPGTPISFQPSSFAFLMLIIYLCRYLTKKITRERLPIENIMYIFGPILLVFVLVAKDNGSTALMILMVSVIVLVIGQLHWKYIAGFISASFVAIVFFLLIALNTNLIGGNRVHTWMSRIETFTSSKAKTADVDDESVKAKNYQVMQAKAAIVHGGITGMGPGKSALKQMLPQSASDFIFAVIVEEYGVIGAAFLISLYLIMIIRIVMIASKMPAFFGSLLVLSLGVMIFIQLSVNIAVAVNLIPVTGQPLPLISYGGTSMLVTYLQLGIILNISSRIQIYDEEGMGKKQSIAEINDIA; encoded by the coding sequence ATGGACGAACAGAACACAGAAAGCAGATTTGAATTTCTAAAGGGCGATAAAGTACTTTGGATGGTCATCCTTGTGATCTCCATCTTCTCTATTTTCCCTGTCTACTCTGCGAGTTCAAATCTTGAATACATTGTCAATAACGGGACCACAACAGGTCACGTTATCAAACATATGTTCTTTGTAGTCTTAGGTTTGGGTATTATGAGACTGGTTGGAACCGTAAAATATGAATACATCGGAAAGCTTAGCAGTATTCTGCTCGGCCTTATGATTGTCCTATTGGTGGTTACGATGTTTACAGGACAGACCATTGACGGAGCCAGTGCTTCCAGATGGCTGAAAATTCCCGGAACACCGATCTCCTTCCAGCCTTCATCATTTGCCTTTTTAATGTTAATCATCTATCTATGCAGATATCTAACCAAAAAAATTACAAGAGAAAGACTTCCGATAGAGAATATCATGTATATCTTCGGACCTATCCTGCTTGTTTTTGTGTTGGTAGCCAAAGATAACGGCTCCACGGCGTTAATGATTTTAATGGTTTCTGTGATTGTTCTTGTGATAGGACAGCTTCACTGGAAATACATTGCAGGATTTATTTCCGCATCATTTGTAGCCATCGTATTCTTCTTATTGATTGCTTTAAATACCAATCTTATTGGAGGAAACCGTGTTCATACATGGATGAGCCGTATTGAAACATTTACATCCAGCAAAGCCAAAACAGCCGATGTGGATGATGAAAGTGTAAAAGCGAAAAATTACCAGGTAATGCAGGCCAAAGCAGCCATTGTACATGGTGGAATTACCGGAATGGGACCAGGAAAAAGTGCATTGAAACAAATGCTTCCGCAATCTGCCTCCGACTTTATTTTCGCAGTTATTGTAGAGGAATATGGAGTGATAGGCGCTGCTTTTCTGATCAGCTTATACCTCATCATGATCATAAGGATTGTTATGATCGCCAGCAAGATGCCGGCATTTTTCGGATCATTGCTCGTGCTCAGTCTCGGGGTAATGATCTTTATTCAGCTTTCAGTAAATATTGCTGTAGCAGTGAATCTGATCCCGGTAACTGGGCAGCCACTGCCTTTGATCAGTTACGGAGGAACCTCAATGCTGGTAACCTATTTACAGTTAGGTATTATTTTAAATATAAGCTCAAGGATTCAGATTTATGATGAAGAAGGAATGGGCAAAAAACAAAGTATAGCAGAAATAAACGATATCGCTTAA
- the murG gene encoding undecaprenyldiphospho-muramoylpentapeptide beta-N-acetylglucosaminyltransferase, translated as MDKKLKILLSGGGTGGHIFPAIAIADEIRKRFPDAEFLFIGANGKMEMEKVPQAGYKIEGIDIAGIDRGNLLSNLGLPFKILKSLSKSKKIIKNFTPDFAVGTGGFASGPALYEASKMGIPIFIQEQNAHAGVTNKILSKKAKAVFTAYPKVDGFPAEKIKFLGNPIRENIVSGMQDTAQAKEKMGLDKDKLTILSVGGSLGSRTLNNAWKENLENLKEKGYQLIWQTGKLDYKELSSNLQLPSSIHLKEFIKDMELAYSAADIIVSRAGAIAISELAVAQKPVLLVPFPFAAEDHQTKNAMNLVEKNAARMVKDSEMQEKFWNTLSEICENENVRKEMSDNLKYFAKPNAAKEIVDEIFNVIK; from the coding sequence ATGGACAAAAAATTAAAAATACTATTATCAGGCGGAGGAACGGGAGGACATATCTTTCCTGCCATCGCTATTGCTGATGAGATCCGAAAAAGATTTCCTGATGCAGAGTTTTTGTTCATTGGTGCCAACGGGAAAATGGAAATGGAAAAAGTTCCCCAGGCAGGCTATAAAATTGAAGGAATTGATATTGCCGGAATTGACAGAGGTAACTTGTTATCTAATTTAGGTCTCCCTTTCAAGATTCTGAAAAGTCTATCAAAATCTAAGAAGATTATCAAAAACTTCACGCCTGACTTTGCTGTAGGAACAGGAGGATTTGCAAGCGGACCCGCGCTTTATGAAGCAAGCAAAATGGGAATTCCGATTTTCATTCAGGAACAGAATGCCCATGCAGGGGTAACGAATAAAATCCTCAGCAAGAAAGCTAAAGCAGTCTTCACGGCTTATCCGAAAGTAGACGGCTTTCCGGCAGAGAAAATAAAGTTTCTGGGAAATCCGATTCGTGAGAACATCGTTTCAGGAATGCAGGATACCGCTCAGGCAAAAGAAAAAATGGGATTGGACAAAGATAAACTTACCATTCTTTCAGTAGGCGGTTCTTTAGGATCCAGAACATTGAATAATGCCTGGAAAGAAAACCTTGAAAATCTGAAAGAAAAAGGGTATCAATTAATCTGGCAAACAGGAAAACTGGATTATAAAGAATTGTCTTCCAACCTCCAGCTTCCATCTTCTATTCATCTGAAAGAATTTATCAAAGATATGGAACTGGCCTACTCTGCTGCTGATATCATTGTTTCCAGAGCCGGAGCTATTGCCATTTCAGAGCTGGCTGTAGCACAGAAACCGGTGCTTTTGGTACCTTTCCCTTTTGCAGCGGAAGACCATCAAACCAAAAATGCCATGAATCTGGTAGAAAAGAACGCAGCCAGAATGGTAAAAGACTCTGAGATGCAGGAAAAATTCTGGAATACATTATCAGAGATCTGCGAAAATGAAAATGTAAGAAAAGAAATGTCTGACAATCTGAAATATTTTGCCAAGCCCAATGCAGCAAAAGAGATTGTAGATGAAATATTTAATGTGATAAAATAG
- the murC gene encoding UDP-N-acetylmuramate--L-alanine ligase — MNILQTYQTFYFVGIGGIGMSALARYFNASGKKVLGYDKTNTKLTQNLMNEGIDIVFEDLIDERITSLQKEDTLVIYTPAIKTLGILDYFNQNQFEVLKRAKVLGLITENTDCIAIAGTHGKTTTSTLVAHLCKEADLPFSCFLGGISENFKSNFLYNGSMYSVVEADEYDRSFLNLSPDWAVVTSTDADHLDIYGDKSHIEEGFRQFAALVPQDKQLFIRKGLEIGRGHQTYAVNEPADYYSDNLRMDHDKIYFDFHTPTETVKDFVWEIPGIHNVENATAALAILHNLGADFDTLKKAISNFKGIKRRYTKHIYQNGKIYIDDYAHHPTEINAVMSSIRTFYPDKKLLVAFQPHLFSRTRDFADGFAESLSKADELILLDIYPARELQENFEGITSNWLLEKVKLDKKEVSSLSDAFEKIKEKDFDILLTVGAGNIDTLYDPICEWINKL, encoded by the coding sequence ATGAACATTTTACAAACATATCAGACTTTTTACTTCGTCGGAATCGGAGGTATCGGAATGAGTGCATTAGCACGCTATTTCAACGCATCCGGAAAAAAAGTATTGGGATATGATAAAACCAATACCAAACTTACCCAGAACCTGATGAATGAGGGGATTGATATCGTTTTTGAAGATCTTATTGATGAAAGGATAACTTCCCTTCAGAAAGAAGATACATTGGTTATCTATACTCCGGCTATCAAAACGCTTGGAATATTGGATTACTTCAACCAAAATCAGTTTGAAGTTTTAAAAAGAGCCAAAGTCCTTGGATTAATTACAGAAAATACAGACTGTATCGCTATTGCCGGAACCCACGGAAAGACAACAACGTCTACCCTTGTTGCCCATTTATGCAAAGAAGCAGATCTTCCTTTCTCATGCTTTTTGGGAGGAATTTCTGAAAACTTTAAATCAAACTTCCTGTACAATGGTTCCATGTACTCAGTAGTTGAAGCTGACGAATATGACAGAAGCTTCCTGAATCTTTCTCCGGACTGGGCAGTGGTTACCTCTACAGATGCCGACCATCTGGATATTTATGGAGATAAAAGCCATATAGAAGAAGGATTCAGACAGTTTGCAGCGTTAGTCCCTCAGGACAAACAGCTTTTTATAAGAAAAGGATTGGAAATCGGCAGAGGACATCAGACTTATGCGGTCAATGAACCTGCAGATTACTATTCAGACAATCTGCGTATGGATCATGATAAGATTTATTTTGATTTCCATACCCCAACTGAAACAGTAAAAGATTTTGTCTGGGAAATTCCTGGTATCCATAATGTGGAAAATGCTACTGCAGCACTGGCTATTCTGCATAATTTAGGCGCAGATTTTGATACGCTGAAAAAAGCAATTTCCAATTTTAAGGGAATTAAAAGAAGATATACCAAACATATTTATCAGAACGGTAAAATTTATATTGATGACTATGCTCACCATCCTACAGAAATCAATGCTGTAATGAGCTCAATCAGAACGTTTTATCCTGATAAAAAACTTCTGGTAGCCTTCCAGCCACATCTTTTCAGCAGAACAAGAGATTTCGCAGACGGCTTTGCGGAAAGCTTAAGTAAGGCAGATGAACTCATTCTTCTTGATATTTATCCTGCAAGAGAACTTCAGGAAAATTTTGAAGGAATTACTTCAAACTGGCTGTTGGAAAAAGTAAAATTAGATAAAAAAGAAGTATCCTCTTTATCCGATGCTTTTGAAAAAATAAAAGAAAAAGATTTTGATATCCTCCTTACTGTAGGGGCAGGAAATATAGACACCCTGTATGATCCTATTTGTGAATGGATAAATAAATTGTAA
- a CDS encoding cell division protein FtsQ/DivIB encodes MKNKYRILKIVVTVIILGFLLSFSLRRFSREQITDNKISVKMSERTPVYFVDEKDIREIVKKENPSGKVGDLNIPALEKKINSLPAVDSANVYLNLNGKLNLDIKQRVPVFRLNKDGKDFYVDEKGIEFPISRTYSHPCMLVTGNVQPDEYEKLAELVEKIDKDDFSKKYFIGISKNKDSYSLLTSEGNYRVEIGDLDNIDFKVKGFKTFVEKYLVYQDPQKYSMVSVKYQNQIVTTLNPYFKENDSILKAGKMELAKAPSVAAAKKTEVKPKTAEAKKTSSNTVKPQESTKPKTHTKETKKAEKKPPVKVQPKSKPKVKIE; translated from the coding sequence ATGAAAAATAAATACAGAATATTAAAAATTGTTGTCACTGTAATTATCTTAGGATTTTTACTGAGCTTCTCATTGAGGAGATTCAGCCGTGAGCAGATTACGGACAATAAGATTTCTGTAAAAATGAGTGAGAGAACACCGGTGTATTTTGTGGATGAAAAAGACATCAGGGAGATTGTAAAAAAAGAAAACCCGTCAGGAAAAGTTGGAGATCTTAATATTCCTGCTTTAGAAAAAAAGATCAATTCCTTACCGGCAGTAGACAGTGCCAATGTTTATCTGAACCTGAATGGAAAACTCAATCTGGACATCAAACAGAGAGTCCCGGTTTTCAGATTGAATAAAGACGGAAAAGACTTTTATGTAGACGAAAAAGGAATTGAATTCCCGATTTCAAGAACCTATTCGCACCCTTGCATGCTGGTCACAGGAAATGTACAGCCGGACGAATATGAAAAGCTGGCGGAACTGGTAGAAAAGATTGACAAAGATGATTTCAGTAAAAAATATTTTATCGGAATCTCAAAAAATAAAGACAGCTACAGCCTGCTTACCAGTGAAGGCAACTATAGAGTAGAAATCGGAGATCTTGATAATATTGATTTTAAAGTAAAAGGTTTCAAAACCTTTGTGGAAAAATATCTGGTATATCAGGATCCGCAGAAGTACAGCATGGTTTCTGTGAAGTACCAGAATCAGATTGTCACCACTTTAAACCCGTATTTTAAAGAAAATGACAGTATCTTAAAAGCAGGAAAAATGGAACTGGCAAAAGCGCCTTCCGTAGCTGCAGCCAAAAAGACGGAGGTGAAGCCCAAAACAGCGGAAGCAAAAAAGACCAGCTCAAACACGGTAAAACCGCAAGAGAGTACAAAACCGAAAACACATACAAAAGAAACAAAAAAAGCAGAAAAAAAGCCACCCGTCAAGGTACAGCCTAAATCTAAGCCAAAAGTAAAAATAGAATAA
- the ftsA gene encoding cell division protein FtsA, which translates to MENQEYSVGLDIGTTKIVAIVGRRNAHGKIEVLGVGKAKSLGVHKGIVNNISQTINSIKAAVSEAQSSAGVPIRKVTVGIAGKHIRSLQHSDYIMREHPDKFITDDDIEALKDQVKKLVMLPGEEIIHVLPQEYKVDSEGEIQEPVGMHGKRLEANFHVVVGQMGSIRNIARCVREAGLEMEALTLEPLASSEAVLTKEEKEAGVAIVDIGGGTTDIAIFKDNIIRHTCVIPYGGGIITEDIKEGCSIIEKHAEQLKVKFGSAVPELEKDSTFVTIPGLHGRPDKEISLKTLAQIINARVEEVLEMVNTELKAYGAFEQKKKLIAGIVLTGGGSNLKHLRQLANYTTGFDSRIGFANEYIANDKNQYLKGPEFATSIGLLMESLKIRDKKQNIDEVTEVVTEQPKPEVAAAQTETVQPVQQTAPVMEQHSVENERQENRKAKLTFGQSLMEKVKKFFEEVE; encoded by the coding sequence ATGGAAAATCAAGAGTATTCAGTAGGTCTGGACATCGGGACAACGAAGATAGTCGCGATTGTCGGAAGAAGGAATGCACACGGGAAAATAGAAGTTCTCGGTGTAGGAAAAGCTAAAAGTCTTGGTGTTCATAAAGGTATTGTGAATAATATTTCACAGACCATTAATTCAATCAAGGCTGCAGTATCCGAAGCACAATCCAGTGCCGGAGTTCCTATCCGCAAAGTCACGGTAGGTATTGCAGGAAAACACATCCGTTCTCTGCAGCACTCCGATTATATTATGCGTGAACATCCTGATAAATTTATTACAGACGATGACATCGAAGCATTAAAAGATCAGGTAAAAAAGCTGGTTATGCTTCCTGGAGAAGAAATTATCCACGTACTTCCTCAAGAATATAAAGTGGATTCCGAAGGGGAAATTCAGGAACCTGTCGGAATGCATGGTAAGCGTTTAGAAGCCAACTTCCACGTTGTAGTGGGCCAGATGGGAAGCATCAGAAACATTGCAAGATGCGTTCGCGAAGCCGGATTAGAAATGGAAGCCCTTACTTTAGAGCCATTGGCCTCTTCAGAAGCTGTCCTTACAAAAGAAGAAAAAGAAGCCGGTGTGGCGATTGTTGACATTGGTGGTGGTACAACCGATATTGCGATTTTCAAAGATAATATCATCCGTCATACCTGTGTGATTCCATACGGAGGCGGAATTATTACCGAAGATATCAAAGAAGGCTGCTCCATCATAGAGAAACATGCAGAACAACTGAAAGTAAAATTTGGTTCGGCTGTTCCCGAATTGGAAAAAGACAGTACTTTTGTAACAATCCCGGGACTTCACGGAAGACCGGACAAAGAAATTTCTTTAAAAACTCTGGCTCAGATCATCAATGCGAGAGTAGAAGAAGTTCTTGAAATGGTAAATACCGAGCTGAAAGCATATGGCGCTTTTGAGCAAAAGAAAAAGCTTATTGCGGGAATTGTGCTTACCGGAGGAGGTTCAAATTTAAAACACCTTCGTCAGCTGGCTAATTATACCACAGGTTTTGACAGCAGAATCGGTTTTGCGAATGAATATATCGCCAACGATAAAAATCAGTATCTGAAAGGCCCTGAATTTGCTACATCTATCGGATTGCTGATGGAAAGCTTAAAGATCAGAGACAAAAAGCAGAATATTGATGAAGTAACAGAAGTTGTCACCGAACAGCCAAAACCGGAAGTTGCTGCAGCACAGACAGAAACTGTTCAACCTGTTCAGCAGACAGCCCCGGTCATGGAGCAGCATTCTGTTGAAAATGAAAGACAGGAGAACAGAAAAGCGAAATTAACCTTCGGGCAGTCGCTTATGGAAAAAGTAAAAAAATTCTTTGAAGAAGTAGAGTAA
- the ftsZ gene encoding cell division protein FtsZ, which yields MENIGSQGFSFDLPKGNSSIIKVIGVGGGGNNALKHMYEKGIHGVDFVICNTDAQTLDNNPVANKVQLGTSITEGLGAGADPEVGEKSAIESIEDIKAAMGQNTKMVFITAGMGGGTGTGAAPVIAKVAKDMGILTVGIVTVPFSFEGKRRLEQAENGLDKLRNNVDSLIVINNDKLRQQFGNLGFKQGFSKADEVLTNAAKGMAEVITGYFDVNIDFRDAKSVLQNSGTALMSTGIASGENKAEEAVRKALDSPLLNDNKITGAKNVLLLIRSGAEEVTMDEIGVIMDHIQKEAGNTADIIFGVGADEELGDAVSVLVIATGFSNDNKKFAGPTEKIRISLNDSFEAPKNSPFKTREERESATETTHDFGGKNLFRLDDEDHDISFNVKSTEKKMIIEEEQPRTEIKFFDKEEDTVNTPEQNWRNEEGGEEEYSLFSIDEEHDDPNDLEIQSFSFDFENKKDEPQSGTPLTSSFSEEKPVEFSFFVNEPVRNEPNTDFGQPKAEFNTPTNAAVAEPAQKIETFYQKQEEPKAETKPAFENKIETPKTEESEFTFVNKTIDQERVIERRNKLKEFNSRYQSFDSTSEFESIPAFKRKNISIDGNNASDQNINTYLSDNNGSMQIRENRFLNKDVD from the coding sequence ATGGAAAATATAGGTTCACAAGGATTTTCATTTGATTTACCAAAAGGAAATTCATCCATTATAAAAGTAATCGGTGTAGGGGGCGGTGGAAACAACGCTCTGAAACACATGTACGAGAAAGGTATTCACGGTGTTGATTTCGTGATCTGTAATACAGATGCCCAGACTTTAGATAATAACCCGGTAGCCAATAAAGTTCAGTTGGGAACTTCTATCACAGAAGGTCTTGGAGCGGGTGCCGATCCTGAAGTTGGTGAGAAATCAGCTATCGAAAGTATTGAAGACATCAAAGCCGCTATGGGACAGAACACCAAAATGGTGTTCATCACTGCCGGAATGGGCGGTGGTACAGGTACCGGAGCTGCACCTGTCATTGCTAAAGTAGCAAAAGACATGGGAATTCTGACGGTAGGTATTGTTACCGTTCCTTTCAGCTTTGAAGGAAAAAGAAGACTGGAACAGGCGGAAAACGGGCTTGATAAATTAAGAAACAATGTTGATTCGCTTATTGTGATCAACAATGATAAACTGAGACAACAGTTCGGAAATCTTGGATTCAAACAGGGATTCTCAAAAGCCGATGAAGTGTTAACCAATGCTGCGAAAGGGATGGCAGAAGTTATTACGGGTTACTTTGATGTAAACATTGACTTCAGAGATGCTAAATCTGTACTTCAGAACTCCGGTACAGCATTGATGTCTACAGGAATTGCTTCAGGTGAAAATAAAGCGGAAGAAGCAGTAAGAAAGGCATTAGACTCTCCATTGCTGAATGACAATAAGATCACAGGAGCGAAAAACGTTCTTTTATTGATCAGAAGTGGTGCTGAAGAAGTTACCATGGATGAAATCGGTGTGATCATGGACCACATCCAGAAGGAGGCAGGAAACACAGCCGATATTATTTTCGGGGTAGGTGCTGATGAAGAATTGGGAGATGCAGTAAGCGTTCTTGTTATCGCAACAGGATTCTCTAACGATAATAAAAAATTTGCTGGTCCTACAGAGAAAATCAGAATCAGTCTTAATGACAGCTTTGAAGCTCCGAAAAATTCACCTTTCAAAACTAGAGAAGAAAGAGAATCTGCAACAGAAACTACGCACGATTTTGGAGGAAAGAATCTTTTCAGGCTAGATGACGAAGACCACGACATCTCTTTCAATGTGAAGTCTACTGAAAAAAAAATGATCATTGAGGAAGAACAGCCAAGAACTGAAATAAAATTCTTTGATAAAGAAGAAGATACGGTAAATACTCCTGAACAGAACTGGAGAAATGAAGAAGGCGGAGAAGAAGAATACAGCTTATTTTCCATTGATGAAGAGCATGATGATCCTAACGATCTTGAGATCCAGTCTTTCTCATTTGATTTTGAAAATAAAAAAGATGAGCCACAATCCGGAACTCCGCTTACAAGCTCTTTTTCAGAGGAAAAACCTGTTGAATTCAGCTTCTTTGTAAACGAGCCTGTCAGAAACGAGCCAAATACGGATTTCGGACAGCCAAAAGCAGAATTTAATACACCAACAAATGCTGCTGTAGCTGAACCAGCTCAAAAGATTGAAACATTCTATCAGAAACAGGAAGAACCTAAAGCTGAAACAAAACCGGCTTTTGAAAACAAAATTGAAACTCCGAAAACTGAAGAATCGGAATTCACTTTCGTGAACAAAACAATTGATCAGGAAAGAGTGATTGAAAGAAGAAATAAATTAAAAGAATTCAACTCCCGCTATCAAAGCTTTGACAGCACCAGTGAATTTGAATCTATTCCTGCTTTCAAAAGAAAAAATATTTCGATCGACGGAAACAATGCATCAGACCAGAATATCAATACATACCTGTCTGATAACAACGGTTCCATGCAGATCAGAGAAAACAGGTTTTTAAATAAAGACGTAGATTAA
- a CDS encoding GatB/YqeY domain-containing protein, producing MSLENTINEAIKTAMRAKDKVALDSLRAVKSQILLLKTEAVGAEVTAEQEIAILQRMVKQRKDSYDQFTAQGRNDLAEVEDAQMKVIEQFLPKQLSAEELETEIKNIISETGAESVKDLGKVMGVASKALAGKSDGKSISEMAKKLLS from the coding sequence ATGAGTTTAGAAAATACAATAAACGAAGCTATAAAAACGGCCATGAGAGCTAAAGACAAAGTGGCTTTAGATTCTCTGCGTGCTGTAAAATCTCAGATATTACTGCTTAAAACTGAGGCTGTAGGGGCTGAAGTAACAGCAGAACAGGAAATTGCCATTCTTCAGAGAATGGTAAAACAGCGTAAGGATTCTTACGACCAGTTTACAGCACAGGGAAGAAATGACCTTGCTGAAGTAGAAGATGCTCAAATGAAAGTTATTGAGCAGTTTTTACCGAAACAGCTTTCTGCTGAAGAACTGGAAACAGAAATTAAAAACATTATTTCTGAAACCGGAGCTGAATCTGTCAAAGATTTAGGGAAGGTAATGGGAGTGGCATCAAAAGCATTAGCCGGAAAATCTGACGGAAAAAGTATTTCCGAGATGGCTAAAAAGCTCCTTTCTTAA
- a CDS encoding BrxA/BrxB family bacilliredoxin, producing the protein MYPTDLVMPMKAELTDKGFQDLTTPAQVEEALKQSGTTLLVINSVCGCAAGAARPGVVYSLTGDKKPDHLTTVFAGYDTEAVVEARKHLAPFPPSSPCVALFKDGELVHMLERHHIEGNPAGAIAANLQAAYDEYC; encoded by the coding sequence ATGTATCCAACAGATTTAGTAATGCCTATGAAGGCAGAGCTTACAGATAAAGGTTTCCAGGATTTAACAACTCCTGCTCAGGTAGAAGAAGCTTTGAAGCAGTCCGGAACCACATTATTGGTAATCAACTCCGTATGTGGATGTGCAGCAGGTGCGGCAAGACCGGGAGTAGTATACTCTTTAACAGGCGATAAAAAGCCTGATCATTTAACAACCGTATTCGCAGGATATGATACTGAGGCGGTAGTAGAAGCAAGAAAACACCTTGCTCCATTCCCTCCAAGTTCTCCATGTGTGGCGCTTTTCAAAGATGGTGAATTGGTTCACATGCTGGAAAGACACCATATTGAAGGAAACCCTGCAGGTGCTATTGCAGCAAATCTTCAGGCTGCTTACGATGAGTATTGCTAA